The following are encoded together in the Hyla sarda isolate aHylSar1 unplaced genomic scaffold, aHylSar1.hap1 scaffold_2007, whole genome shotgun sequence genome:
- the LOC130317680 gene encoding uncharacterized protein LOC130317680, with the protein MQNPENSTLTVNPQCSYKEEDTLPRSRSRCTTLSRASSQTNLTSVSADASRFKRHSSRHSSTTNLSSASAIATKARAKAEAACAMASYAKQEAELMKEQAEVQASLHLLQQQKNAAAALAEAEVLTRAAEAQFADIETQMSPLSASQRTREYIQSQATMYTDQQFNYAPRPSISNFDTMQHCKTELEPQGRKSSGRMLRDQSANLTRVQTDADVLPPQANTSLDYSRKTYNRGEESRLSQVPHQPYQPQPYPEFTPRKYSPDAARATEVARFLMRREIVSAGLMKFDDRPENYWAWKSSFLSGTQDLDLTDREKLDLLVKWLGPESTEQAQRIRSVHVHDAAAGLAMVWRRLEHCYGSPEVIEDALLKRIENYPRMTNKDNQKLRGFGDLLLEIEAAKSSGHLPGLSYLDTARGVDPIIEKLPFNLQERWVTQASRYKKEHRVAFPPFAFLAEFIVDQAETRNDPSFAFLNKRTASSPKVEQKHPTPYKERRATVSVRKTEVSPESAVNQEDNTSKKVEEPDKICLIHNKPHPLRKCRSFRSKTLEERKAYLKDNHICFRCCASIQHLAKDCTKTIKCTECNSDKHLSALHPGPSPWKQEVPATQEDHGGEQGESTTPAVTSKCTEICTEQGRPRSCSKICLVKVYPAGFREKAIKMYTVLDEQSNRSLAKTEFFDLFGDKGSPTPYTLKTCSGVVETTGRRANNYIIESLDGKTKVTLPTLIECDEIPDDRSEIPTPEVARHHPHLVRIADQIPALDPDAAIILLLGRDILGLHKVREQYNGPHNAPFAQRLDLGWVIVGEVCLDGLHKPEKVNVYRTHLLQNGRTSCLCPCTNSLHIKERLVNPTHHRSIQRCMEDLASTGDTDELGCKVFERTRDDDKLAPSVEDTLFLEIMDREVYRDKSGSWVAPLPFRSPRHRLPDNKVQAEKRFTSLQHMLQRKPNMKKHFQAFMQKIFDNDQAEKAPPLQENQEHWYLPIFGVYHPQKPGQIRVVFDSSAKHKGLSLNYVLLSGPDLNNTLLGVLIRFRKELVAVTADVQQMFYCFLVREDHRDYLRFLWYADNDFNKEITEYRMKVHVFGNSPSPAVAIYNLRRAAQQGERHGQEATQFVMKNFYVDDGLASFSSNEEAINVLKSTREMLAESNIRLNKVASNSNRVMEAFPMEDRAKDLKDLDLGTESPPLQRSLGISWDLKTDSFTFRVSREEKPFTKRGVLSTVNSLYDPLGFVAPIIMQGKALLRQITTEQEQSDWDIPLPEEKEMQWKLWKDSLLELEQLNIPRPYVSVSLSATKRREICIFSDASTMAIASVAYLRVIDTEGQSHVGFIMGKSKLAPRPAHTVPRLELCAAVLAVEMADMITTELDIEIHTINFYTDSKIVLGYIHNASRRFYTYVANRVTRIRKSTSPEQWHHISTDKNPADHGTRLVPAAALKQTNWFVGPSFLRKPETKETTQVETFQLIEPDQDKEVRPQVTVCRTIVTRDSLGAHRFERFSSWKSLTRAIGKLKVMIIRCIQQEVFKEEIQGLLKTEEISQHNSLKDLYTKQRKQVQSLADIFWKRWRQEYLVIFQPRKKWQDDKPNLQVGDFVLLKDSQAHRNEWPIGLIVGTDPSSDARVRKVEVRIVRQGIPKVYARPISEVVLLLSKG; encoded by the coding sequence atgcagaacccagagaacagcactctgacagttaaccctcaatgctcctataaagaggaagacaccttgccaagaagtagatctaggtgcacaacattgtctagagcgtccagtcaaacaaatctaacttcggttagcgccgatgcatcaagatttaaacgccatagttctagacactcaagcaccaccaacctgtcatccgctagcgccatagcaactaaggcaagagcgaaagcagaggcagcttgtgcaatggcgtcctatgcaaagcaggaagctgaattgatgaaagaacaagctgaagtgcaagcatctttacacttactgcaacagcagaaaaacgctgcagcagccttagccgaggcagaagttctcacaagggctgccgaagctcagttcgctgacatagaaacccagatgtcacccctcagcgcaagccaacgtacccgtgagtacatacagtcacaagcAACCATGTACACTGACCAGCAGTTCAATTATGCACCAAGACCATCAATAAGCAACTTTGATACTATGCAACACTGCAAGACTGAATTAGAACCTCAGGGTAGGAAGTCAAGTGGTCGCATGCTCAGAGACCAATCTGCCAACCTGACAAGAGTGCAAACGGATGCTGATGTACTCCCTCCTCAAGCAAATACAAGTCTGGATTATAGCAGAAAGACTTACAACAGAGGAGAAGAAAGCAGACTTAGTCAAGTACCTCATCAGCCTTACCAGCCGCAGCCATACCCTGAGTTTACACCCAGGAAGTATTCACCAGATGCAGCAAGAGCTACAGAGGTAGCAAGATTCCTGATGCGCCGTGAGATAGTGAGCGCTGGTCTCATGAAATTCGACGACCGTCCAGAAAACTACTGGGCCTGGAAGTCATCTTTCCTAAGCGGTACCCAAGACTtagatctgacagacagagaaaagcttgatctgctcgtcaaatggctaggaccagagtccactgagcaagcccaaagaatcagatcagtacatgttcatgacgcagcagcaggacttgcaatggtgtggaggagactagaacactgctatgggtcacctgaagtgattgaagatgctcttctgaagaggatagaaaactatccaagaatgacaaacaaagacaatcaaaagctgagagggtttggggacctactcttagaaatagaagccgctaagtctagtggacatctgccaggtctctcatacttagatacagcacgtggagttgatcccataatcgagaaacttcctttcaacttgcaggaaaggtgggtcactcaagcatcaagatacaagaaagaacatcgagtcgcatttccaccatttgccttccttgctgaattcatcgtagaccaagctgaaacacgcaatgatccaagctttgctttcctgaacaagagaactgcaagctccccaaaggtagagcaaaaacatccaacgccttacaaagaacgcagagcaacagtttctgtacggaagacagaagtctcgcctgagtctgcagtcaatcaggaagacaacacaagtaagaaagttgaggagccagacaaaatatgtctcatccacaacaagcctcatccactaagaaaatgtcgcagtttcagaagtaagacgttagaagagcgcaaagcttaccttaaagacaatcacatttgtttcagatgttgcgcttcaattcagcatcttgcaaaagactgtacaaaaacaataaaatgcacagagtgcaacagtgacaaacacctgtcagcactgcacccaggaccatcaccatggaaacaagaagttccagcaactcaagaagatcatggtggggagcaaggcgagagtacaacgccagcagtaacctcaaagtgtactgagatctgtacagagcagggccgccccagatcatgttccaagatatgcttagtcaaggtgtatcctgcaggcttcagagaaaaagcaatcaagatgtacacagtcttggatgaacagagtaacagatctctggcaaaaacagagttctttgacctcttcggtgacaaaggaagtccaactccatacaccctgaagacttgttctggagttgtagagacaacagggagaagagcaaacaactacatcattgagtcattagatggaaagacaaaggtgactcttcctaccctcatagaatgtgatgagataccagacgacaggtcagagatccccacacctgaagttgctcgtcatcacccccatctggtgcgaatagcagaccagataccagcactagatccagatgctgcaatcatccttctacttgggagagatatcctcggactgcacaaagtcagagaacagtacaatgggccacacaatgcaccatttgcacaacgccttgatctcggatgggtcatcgttggagaagtatgtctagacggactccacaaaccagaaaaggtaaatgtctacagaacacatctgttacagaatggtcgtacatcttgtctttgcccatgtaccaacagtctacacattaaagagagacttgtaaacccaacacatcatcggagtatccagaggtgcatggaagacttagcctcaactggagatacagatgaactgggctgtaaggtgtttgaaagaacacgagatgacgacaagctagcaccctcggtggaagatactctcttccttgagatcatggacagagaagtctacagagacaaatcaggcagctgggtagcccctctacccttccggtcaccacgccatcgccttcctgacaacaaggtacaagcagagaaacgcttcacctcgttgcagcacatgctacaaagaaagccaaatatgaagaaacacttccaagccttcatgcagaagatctttgataacgatcaagctgaaaaggcaccaccactacaagagaaccAAGAACACTGGTACTTACCAATATTTGGGGTGTACCATCCTCAGAAACCAGGCCAGATACGGGTAGTATTTGACTCTAGTGCGAAGCACAAAGGCCTCTCACTAAATTATGTCCTTCTCAGCGGACCGGACCTGAACAATACACTCCTTGGAGTACTCATCAGGTTCAGAAAAGAACTcgtagcagtgacagcagacgtacaacagatgttctactgtttccttgttcgtgaagatcacagagactacttaaggttcctgtggtatgcagacaatgactttaacaaagaaatcacagagtacaggatgaaggtacatgtgtttggaaacagcccttctccagctgtagctatctacaacctgagacgagcagcacaacaaggtgaaagacatggtcaagaagccacacagttcgtcatgaagaacttctacgtagatgatggacttgcttctttctccagcaacgaagaagctatcaacgtcctgaaaagtacaagagaaatgttggcagaatccaacataagactgaacaaggtagcttccaacagcaacagagtcatggaagcatttccaatggaagaccgtgctaaagacctcaaagacttggatctaggaacagaatcaccacccttgcaaagaagtcttgggattagttgggacctgaagactgacagtttcaccttcagggtctccagagaagagaagccattcacaaaaagaggtgtcctatctacagtcaacagtctttacgaccccctggggttcgtagcacccatcatcatgcaaggtaaagctcttttgagacagatcactactgagcaagaacaaagtgactgggacatacctctacctgaagagaaggaaatgcagtggaagttgtggaaagactcattgttagagcttgaacaactcaacatccctagaccatacgtatctgtttccttgtctgctacaaagagaagagaaatatgcataTTCTCTGACGCCTCCACTATGGCTATCGCATCTGTCGCCTACCTTAGGGTAATAGACACTGAGGGACAAAGCCATGTCGGGTTCATCATGGGAAAATCTAAGCTGGCTCCTAGACCCGCTCACACTGTCCCACGTCTAGAACTTTGTGCTGCTGTCTTAGCTGTAGAGATGGCAGACATGATTACAACAGAACTGGACAtcgagatccatacaattaacttttatacagacagcaagattgtgttaggatatattcacaatgcttcaagaagattttatacatacgtggccaacagagtgacacgtatcagaaagtctacaagtccagaacagtggcatcacatcagcacagacaagaacccagctgatcatgggacgagactagtgccagccgctgcgctcaagcaaactaactggttcgtaggtccatcctttcttcgtaaaccagaaaccaaagaaactactcaggtagagacctttcagctcatagaaccagatcaagacaaagagGTAAGACCTCAAGTGACAGTTTGTAGGACTATAGTTACAAGAGACAGTCTGGGCGCTCATAGATTTGAAAGGTTTTCCAGCTGGAAGTCGCTGACCCGTGCAATCGGAAAACTTAAGGTCATGATCATCAGATGCATCCAGCAGGaagtctttaaagaagaaatccaaggcCTTCTGAAAACGGAAGAGATTTCTCAACACAATTCGCTCAAGGACTTGTACACCAAGCAAAGGAAACAAGTTCAAAGTCTTGCGGACATTTTCTGGAAGAGGTGGAGACAGGAATACCTGGTGATATTCCAGCCACGCAAGAAATGGCAAGATGACAAGCCCAATTTACAAGTTGGAGACTTTGTCCTACTGAAAGACTCTCAGGCCCACAGGAACGAGTGgcctattggactcattgtggggactgatcctagtagtgatgctagagttagaaaggttgaagttaggattgttagacagggcattcccaaagtgtatgcaaggccaatttctgaagtagttttacttctgtccaagggttag